Proteins from a genomic interval of Chryseobacterium indologenes:
- the rsmG gene encoding 16S rRNA (guanine(527)-N(7))-methyltransferase RsmG, whose protein sequence is MSTSLLLKYFPDLTEKQLEQFSKLEELYNEWNEKINVISRKDMESLYEKHILHSLGVAKVMAFAPGTKVLDIGTGGGFPGIPLAILFPDTEFTLIDSIGKKISVVKAVAEGVGLTNVTAIHGRAEKLKEKFHFIVSRAVTQMPEFLRWLKGKFEKEQFNPKHNGILYLKGGDLAEELAGLKCEIFSLKNYFDEEFFDTKKVVYLSKGNFNS, encoded by the coding sequence ATGTCTACATCGTTACTATTAAAATACTTTCCGGATCTTACTGAAAAACAGCTGGAACAGTTCTCAAAACTGGAGGAACTGTACAATGAATGGAATGAAAAAATCAACGTTATCTCCAGAAAAGATATGGAATCGTTGTATGAAAAACATATTTTACATTCATTGGGAGTTGCGAAAGTAATGGCTTTTGCTCCGGGAACCAAAGTCTTGGATATCGGGACCGGTGGTGGTTTTCCGGGAATTCCATTAGCGATTTTATTCCCTGACACTGAATTTACTTTAATAGATTCCATCGGGAAAAAAATTAGTGTCGTAAAAGCTGTGGCGGAAGGGGTAGGACTTACCAATGTGACTGCTATTCATGGAAGAGCAGAGAAGCTGAAAGAGAAATTCCATTTTATCGTCAGCAGAGCGGTGACCCAGATGCCGGAATTTTTAAGATGGCTGAAAGGGAAGTTCGAAAAAGAACAATTTAATCCGAAACATAATGGGATTTTATATTTAAAGGGCGGAGACCTTGCGGAAGAGCTTGCCGGACTAAAATGTGAAATTTTCAGCCTCAAAAACTATTTTGATGAAGAATTCTTTGATACAAAAAAAGTAGTTTATTTATCAAAAGGTAATTTTAATTCCTAA
- a CDS encoding peroxiredoxin encodes MSLVGKKFPNLTIDAMSEMGDDLRINILDEAVNNQQKVLLFWYPKDFTFVCPTELHAFQEALGEFEKRNTKVIGASCDTNEVHFAWLNTPKDNGGIEGVTYPLLADTHRQLANTLGIVDQDFEYNEEGEEIFTGSNVTYRATYLIDETGKIFHEAVNDMPLGRNVKEFLRLIDAYTHVQKHGEVCPANWEEGKDAMKADRTSTAEYLAKN; translated from the coding sequence ATGTCTTTAGTAGGAAAAAAATTCCCGAATTTAACAATTGACGCGATGTCTGAAATGGGTGACGATTTAAGAATCAACATCCTTGATGAAGCAGTAAACAACCAGCAAAAAGTTCTTTTATTCTGGTATCCAAAAGATTTCACTTTCGTTTGCCCTACTGAGCTTCATGCATTCCAGGAGGCTTTAGGTGAGTTCGAAAAAAGAAATACTAAAGTAATCGGTGCATCTTGTGATACCAACGAAGTACACTTCGCATGGCTGAACACTCCAAAAGACAATGGAGGTATCGAAGGAGTAACTTACCCACTTTTAGCGGATACTCACAGACAATTGGCAAACACTTTAGGAATTGTAGATCAGGATTTCGAATACAACGAAGAAGGAGAAGAGATTTTCACAGGTTCTAACGTGACTTACAGAGCTACTTACCTTATCGATGAGACCGGAAAAATTTTCCACGAAGCGGTAAACGATATGCCATTAGGAAGAAATGTAAAAGAATTCTTAAGACTAATTGACGCTTACACTCACGTTCAGAAGCACGGTGAAGTATGTCCAGCAAACTGGGAAGAAGGAAAAGATGCTATGAAAGCTGACAGAACTTCTACTGCAGAATACTTAGCTAAGAACTAA
- a CDS encoding pyridoxal phosphate-dependent aminotransferase, whose protein sequence is MDKLSDRVKRLGYSQTFVMSNKAREMKASGIDVISLTLGEPDFDVPDNIKQAAFDAINQNYSHYSPVPGFLELREAIAYKLKRDNDLEYKPTQICVSNGAKQAILNVLAAIINDGDEVLLPAPYWVSYDEMVKMMGGNSVMLPTSYVTDFKITAEQLEEAITDKTKAILFSSPCNPSGGYYTYDELKSIAKVIAKYPQVTIISDEIYEFINYETKTTSIAQFPEVYEQTAVINGMSKAFAMTGWRIGYSACPEWLAKACEKVQGQMTSGANTVAQRASITALKTDPAEYKYMIDAFKQRRDLVYELIQEIPGFKVLLPKAAFYFFPDISYYIGKTLNGTEIKNSDDFAMFLLENAHVGCVGGFSFGSPECIRFSYAASEEELREAMRRIKTLLKQFNQ, encoded by the coding sequence ATGGATAAACTTTCAGATAGAGTAAAAAGATTAGGATACTCACAAACTTTTGTAATGTCAAACAAGGCCAGAGAAATGAAAGCCAGCGGAATAGATGTCATCAGCCTGACTCTTGGCGAACCGGATTTTGACGTTCCGGACAATATCAAACAGGCAGCTTTCGATGCGATCAACCAAAATTACAGCCACTATTCTCCTGTTCCCGGATTCCTTGAACTGCGTGAGGCCATTGCTTACAAATTGAAAAGAGATAATGATCTGGAGTACAAACCTACTCAAATCTGTGTTTCAAATGGTGCCAAACAGGCTATTTTAAATGTACTGGCAGCTATCATCAATGATGGGGATGAAGTTCTTCTTCCTGCCCCGTATTGGGTAAGCTACGACGAAATGGTAAAAATGATGGGCGGAAATTCTGTAATGCTTCCTACTTCTTATGTTACTGATTTCAAAATAACGGCAGAACAACTGGAAGAAGCGATCACGGATAAAACCAAAGCAATATTATTCAGCTCACCCTGCAACCCGTCCGGAGGTTATTATACATATGACGAATTGAAATCCATTGCTAAAGTCATTGCTAAATATCCTCAGGTGACCATCATCTCTGATGAAATCTATGAATTTATCAACTATGAAACAAAAACCACATCGATTGCCCAATTCCCTGAAGTCTATGAACAGACTGCTGTCATCAACGGAATGTCAAAGGCTTTCGCAATGACAGGATGGAGAATCGGATATTCTGCATGTCCTGAATGGCTGGCAAAAGCCTGCGAAAAAGTACAGGGACAGATGACCAGCGGTGCTAATACCGTAGCTCAGAGAGCTTCTATTACGGCTTTAAAAACCGATCCGGCAGAGTATAAATATATGATCGACGCCTTCAAACAAAGAAGAGACCTTGTATATGAATTGATTCAGGAAATCCCTGGATTCAAAGTGTTGCTTCCTAAAGCAGCGTTCTACTTCTTCCCTGATATCTCCTATTACATCGGAAAAACACTGAATGGTACTGAAATTAAAAATTCGGATGACTTTGCGATGTTTCTTTTAGAAAATGCTCATGTAGGATGCGTAGGAGGTTTCTCCTTCGGAAGTCCTGAATGTATCAGATTCTCCTATGCAGCGTCCGAAGAAGAGCTACGAGAAGCGATGAGACGTATCAAAACCCTGCTGAAACAGTTTAACCAATAA
- a CDS encoding DUF922 domain-containing protein translates to MKTVFACCLLVTNILFGQKIIWKEDQKLTWENFKSPINRKNNVDIAAYTNCGWEYSVVKSSNPKSPVTFEIKAIFTENKSWKDVKKISDYILVHEQKHFDIAELFVRKFRKAVAEKIKTSGDYDKFFKTIYTGINSDYKNFQMSYDRDTRHGMDKEKQAEYNAVISEELENLKSYKAP, encoded by the coding sequence ATGAAAACGGTTTTTGCCTGTTGTTTACTGGTCACAAATATTCTGTTCGGACAGAAGATCATCTGGAAAGAAGATCAAAAACTGACTTGGGAAAATTTTAAAAGCCCCATCAACAGAAAAAACAATGTTGATATAGCTGCCTATACCAATTGTGGCTGGGAGTATTCGGTGGTGAAGTCTTCCAATCCGAAATCACCGGTTACTTTTGAAATAAAAGCCATTTTCACCGAAAATAAATCCTGGAAGGATGTGAAAAAAATCAGTGACTATATTCTGGTGCATGAACAGAAGCATTTTGATATTGCAGAACTGTTTGTAAGAAAATTCAGAAAAGCAGTGGCTGAAAAGATTAAAACTTCCGGAGATTATGATAAATTTTTTAAAACAATTTACACCGGGATAAACAGCGATTATAAAAACTTTCAGATGTCTTATGACCGCGATACCCGACATGGGATGGATAAAGAAAAACAGGCAGAATATAATGCGGTTATTTCCGAAGAATTAGAAAACCTAAAAAGTTACAAAGCCCCTTGA
- a CDS encoding thioredoxin family protein has product MYTELTEDTLQNIVNDNEKVVVQYGATWCGNCRIMKPKFKKLASENEAIPFLYVDAEKLPESRKLAKVDNLPTFAIFKNGELVNQVQSNQAESLINLFNELA; this is encoded by the coding sequence ATGTACACAGAATTAACCGAAGATACATTACAGAATATCGTAAATGACAACGAAAAAGTAGTTGTTCAATACGGAGCTACATGGTGCGGAAACTGCAGAATCATGAAGCCTAAATTCAAAAAACTGGCATCTGAAAACGAAGCAATTCCTTTTTTATATGTAGATGCTGAAAAGCTTCCTGAGAGCAGAAAATTAGCAAAAGTAGACAACCTTCCGACTTTCGCCATTTTCAAAAACGGTGAATTGGTAAACCAGGTTCAGTCTAATCAGGCAGAAAGTTTAATTAACCTTTTTAATGAATTAGCATAA